The Anabaena sphaerica FACHB-251 region ACAATTTTTAAGCCTAGTTATCCCATCTTAACTTATTTCTATTATGGAGAATGTTCAGCTATCCTAAGGCATAATTTCAACTTAATTAAAGTTTCTTAAATCACTATCCAGAGAACAAAGATAAAAATAACACCTGGGAAAGAGGTAATGATCTTGCTTGTTGAATATAACAAAAACAGGTAATTAAGGATGCAGCGGAGTTATGAATAACACAGGGGCTGCTTTAAGAAATGAAGTTAGAGAACTTGCTGAAGAAGCATTTCACCGCAAGCTAATTTCAGGATATGGAGATGGACCAGATATTAACGAATACCAAATTGTTTACCAAGGAAAACCTAGACATATATCTTTAGAGCAAGCTCGTCTTTTCTTGATAGATTTAATATATAGGAGTACAATTTATTAATAAGGGCAGGCAAGACGCTCACCCCACAAGATTTTCAGATATATAGCAGAAGGCAATAAGCAATAGGCAATAGGCAAGAGTAAAACCCTTGTTATTCTTTGGTTTCAAGGACTAATCATGTCCTAATTATCCTGGCTACAGCTATAGATCCCCGGCTTCTTTAAGAAGTTGGAGATCTGGGTATGATGATTTTCATGATTGCCAAAACTGGAAATTACTGCCATTATTAGCTACAACAACCGCAGCTGCAAAATTATCTGCTGGTATTAACTCCCTCAATTCCCAATTTCCGGAAACAAGTAATTGAGCCGATTTTGTAGGTGTTAAATCAACTTCAATTTGTTCCAACTGAACTAAACCATCTCCAGTGGCTTTTAAATAAGCTTCCTTGCAAGTCCAGTAACGAAAAAATGCTTGTTCCTGTTGTTGAGGAGAAAGTAATTTAATTACTTCATATTCACTGGTTAAAAAGAACCGTTTAGCAAGATTTTCTAAATCCGACATCGGGCGAATATATTCTAAATCCACCCCGATTAATCGCTGATAACTTATCCCACACAAACCCAAATCTTGAGAATGTGACAAATTAAAAAACAGTCCAGAATTTGCAAACTTAGCTGCTAAAAGTGGCTTTCCTCGCTGTTGATAATCAAATTCTACCTGTGATGGTTCCACACCTAAATAGCGTCCTAAAATAGTACGAAGACTACCACGACCGATAATAAAACGTTGCCGATGTTCTGGAAAATAAAACCTTTCTGCACGGGCAAATTCATCACTAGATAAAGTTTTTTGGAAAGATTCTAGCTGTAATTCCGGCTGCTTCAGGTCTATTTTCCAGATATGCACATCACGCGACGACAAAATTAAATTTTGGGGTGCAGGTAACCAAATATGATTAAACTTATTCACAAGTAATTCAAAATTCAAAATTCAAAATTCAAAACAAACAAAGTCCACCTGCGTGGACTAGCAGAAATTCAACCCACGGAGGTGGGTTTTGTCTGTTTAGCTGCAATTTCTAATTGCTGATCAGACCTTTCTCCTATCCACTGTAAAATGCGATTCCAAGCCCACCACTGGTCAACGTCTTGAGCTTGACGCTGACACTTTTTACTACTTACATAACCTACATGACCACCGTAGGAGGTGAGTAACAAATCTATATCAGGATTTTTGGCACTAGCAGCTTTTAAATCAGTAACAATATCTGGATGAAATAAGGGGTCATCAGCAGCATAAAGAATCAAAGTTGGTTTTTGCAACTGAGGTAACAGATGTAAACCACTGCTGGCTTGGTAATATTCTTCCACAGAACTAAATCCTAAGCGTCCAATTACCAGTTCTTGATCAAATCCCCAAATGCTATTTGCTCTTGCAATTGCGGCGGGGTCAAAATAACCATGATGAGTATGATGTAGTTTCCAGGCCAGTTTTTTCAACTCCCCAGCAATGCGGGATTCTACGTATTTACCAAAAGGGTGTGTGACTAAATAAGTGAGCGATCGCAACGAATCCAAACTCGGACAAATCACCGCCCCACCAGCAATGTCAATATTTTTAATTTCCAAATCCGTAGCTGCTTTGATACCCCACAGCGCCAATTGTCCCCCTAAAGAATACCCTGTAAACCAGCATTTCGGGGGACAACCCATTGCTACAGCCTCTGCGGCAATTCTCACAAAATCTTCCCCTTCATACAAACCATCCGACGTTAAAGTTGGTGATAACTCCGCCGTTTTACCATGCGCTCGCCAATCGAAGAGAACCACAGCATACCCTTGAGCGTATGCCTTACGTCCTAACAATCTTAAAAACCATTGTTGCTCTAACTCACCAGTAATACCATAAGTGCCAATAATTGTGCTATGGGCATTTTTGGGGATAGCGACCCAACCAAAAATTGGCACATCCTGCCCCCCTGTAAATACGATCTGCTGATAAACTGGCTCTGGATGTGGAGTTGTACTTTCCCAATCACGTCCAGCCCACAAAGCAGTGTAAGCCGTCATAGCAGCGCCATTTCGCAAGAAATAGGGCGGATTGTAGGTAGAGTTACACACCATATATTAATTTTCGTGTAAATTAGTATTGTTTTCACAATCCTTTAATCTTAATATTTATGTTAGATTTAAAATCTTTTTACAATCGAAATAACAATCTTTGTATATCTCAAAGGTTCTTATTTATCCTTGAATAGAGTAGTCATAATTTTTTAAGAATGCCGAGGATTCTTGTCATAGACGATGACCCAGCGATTTCAGAACTTGTTGCCGTCAACTTGGAAATGGCTGGCTACGATGTTAGTCAAGCTGAAGACGGCATCAAAGGTCAGGCGCTGGCCCTCCAGCTACAACCCGACTTGATCATGCTTGATCTGATGTTGCCCAAAGTAGATGGATTTACCATTTGCCAACGATTGCGTCGGGATGAGCGCACCGCTGAAATTCCCGTCTTAATGTTGACGGCTTTAAGCCAAACCCAATATAAAGTTGAGGGTTTCAACGCTGGCGCAGATGACTACTTGACCAAGCCTTTTGAAGTGGAAGAAATGCTGGCGCGGGTGCGGGCTTTGTTGCGTCGGACTGACCGCATCCCCCAAGCAGCAAAGCACAGTGAAATTCTCAACTATGGCTCTCTTACCCTCGTTCCAGAAAGATTTGAGGCCATTTGGTTTGGTGAAACTGTGAAACTGACTCACTTAGAGTTTGAACTACTTCATTGTTTGCTTCAACGTCACGGTCAAACTGTTTCTCCCAGCGAAATTCTGCGAGAAGTTTGGGGTTATGATCCTGATGATGACATTGAAACTATTCGGGTGCATATTCGCCATTTGCGAACTAAACTGGAACCAGATCCTCGCCATCCTCGCTATATCAAGACAGTGTATGGCGCGGGATACTGTCTAGAGTTACCCAGTCTACCACCAGCAAGTGAGGGAACTACCGCTACATTGGTGGAGTGATATTTCAATCTACCTCATGATGATAGGGACGTAGCGATCGCGCTCTCAAGATACATCTCCGATTTTTTCAAAAAGTCGGGGATCTATCCCACATTAAGCACCCTCAACTGTCAAAGAAGAGGACAAGAAGGGGCTTGAAACAATGACTATTGCCCTTTGGCAAGAAATAATGGCTGAGAGAGAAACTGCTTATTTGTTGAGCAGTCCAGCCATGAAAGCGAGATTACTTACGGCTAGAAAACGTCAAGATGGAATTTCTTTGGAAGCAGCCTGTGAGAAACTTGGAATTTGATGCAGATGCTTTTGAGGACTTAGCTTGGTGGATCGAAAGTGATAGCGTAAGCGCTCCGTAGGAATCGTAAAAAAGCGTTAAAAATCATCAAACTGATTCGTGAAGTACAACGTAATCCATTTGAAGGTTCAGGACAACCTGAAGCACTAAAACACGATCTATCTGGCTGCTGGTCACGGCGGATCGATCAAGAACATCGTCTGGTTTATGAAGTCCTAGATGATAAAATCAGAATTCTCGCCTGTCGGTTTCACTACTGAAAATTGCTTTTGGAGATGTGTGGAAGAGCTATCGCCATACTAGAAATATAAATCTCATCTAGTAATGACAATCAAAGAATTGCTATCCATTTCACCTGTCACCTGTTACCTACTTCACTGGTTGCAGTTTTGTCACCTTGAGTTTAAAGTTACCAACACCAGTTTCTCCAAAAGATCGGACGCGAACTATGTAATTTCCTGTTTCGTTAATGCGGGTAAATAAGAGAGAGTTACTTGTACCATCGGGTCCATCATCATTTTCTGCCACTGTTGAACCATCAGGACCTAACAGTGTAATCATGGTGTCAAAGTTCTCCGATGACAAATCAATTGCTAAATTATCACCTTTGTTTAACTTGACTGTATAATCACGAGCAAATCCCCCTTGACCTGTGGGAATATCTTTGGCTGTTAATGTATCAGCAATTTCTGCACTACTATTTAAGGGAATAGGTTTATATAAATTATTTGGATTTTGAGCAAATCCTGTATTTATGCTTATGCCCATTGTCAGCATCGTCACAGGAAAGATAATGATTTTTATTAAAACCGTTGCAAACGCTTTATTCATAAATTGAAACAGTGTTCCCTTAAACACAGGGTATAATTGTGCTAATTATAGATTTTTCGGACACAACTTGCCCATCAACTCTGGACTGATCTATCTTTACCAGTCGTGGCCACAGCGGCTAAACCAAGTACAGAAATGCTACTTTGACGAAGTGTGTAGACAGCAGACTTGGCAGTTGCACCTGTAGTATAAATATCATCCACTAACAGCACTGGTGCATCTGGATGACGACTGCTAAAATCTGTTCCTATAGCAAAAGCATCTGTTAAGTTTTGTTCTCGCTCTGAACCGGATACACTAAACTGTGCTTTGGTGTCTTTGATTCTTGCTAAACCTTTTGATTTTAATTTTAACCCAGTTATTTCGCAGAATCCTTGGGCTATAAGTTCAGCTTGATTGTAACCTCTTTCCTGCCGCTTTTTGGTGTGGAGTGGTATCGGCACAATTACAGGTGGTTTATTCACTTTGGGGTAATTTAATAACCATGCTTCTCCTAAATACTGTCCTAAAAGCTGCCCGATTTCCGGGTGGTTTTCATATTTCATTGTCGCGATCGCTCTTTTTAATGTTCCTCTGTAACTTCCCCAAACAAACACCGATAATTCCTGTTTCCATAAGTAGTTAGGGTTTTTAAAATTACAGCTTTGTAATTGTTTAGCGCAATATTGACAAATTCGCTCTGGCGTGCTGCGCTGACAGATAGGGCAATTGCTTTGTAGAAAAAGATTAAGTAAATTTTTAAACATGGTAATTGGTAATTGGTAATTGGTAATTTTTATTCCCAGTCCCCATTCCCTATTCCCTAAGATATTTCACATACACGCGATCGCACCTTTTTGTTTCTACATCTGTAGCGGGGATGTAACCATTATTCTCATAAAGTTGCACTGCTTCTTTTAAAACGCTGGCAGTTTCAATCCAAATTTGCTTAAACCCGCGTTTAGCTATGGCTAATTCTAACTGCTGTAACAAATATTTCCCTAAACCTAAACCTCTAATATTGGGTGAAAGATACATTTTACGGATTTCTACAGCTTTTTCACCTCGTTGGATCGGATAATATGCCCCCGTACCTACTATTTGATTTTCGTGTTCAATTACCCAAAATTCGCCACCTTTAACTAAGTAAAATTCCTCAACTTGCAACACATCTCTATCAGCCCCCTCAGCTTCCCAACCTAAGCCATATTCTGATAATACAGAACTAATTATCGCTGCGGCTGATATGCGGTCTTTTTGATCCCAATTACGAATGATAAAATTTTGGTAATATTCTTTCATTACTTATGTTTAAATTTAAACTATAGTTATATAATATACTTAAAATTTTCTTGCTTTGCACTTATGAGCTAATATAAATCTAAAATTCCTTCTGCTCAACAGTTGCAAATCTTAAAATAATTGATACACTTGTTCTTTCAGCCCAGTTAACGGTTAACCAGCGCCCATAATGGTGCATATTAAGCGCGTTGAACTTACTAACTTCAAATCCTTCGGTGGTACAACTTCTGTCCCTCTGCTGACGGGGTGTACTGTCATATCTGGTCCTAACGGTTCGGGTAAATCAAATATTCTTGATGCGTTGCTGTTTTGCTTAGGCTTGTCTAGTTCTAAGGGAATGCGGGCTGAACGTCTACCGGATTTGGTGAATAATAATCAAGTCGCTAAAGGTCGTAATGCTATTGAAGCGAGTGTAACGGTAACTTTTGATATTTCGGATATTGTCTCACGCAGAGGCGCAGAGGCGCAGAGTGAGGAAGGGGAGGAAGTAGGGGAAGCAGGGGAAGCAGGGGAAGAGGAAGAAAATCCAAAATCCGCAGAGTGGAGTGTTACTCGACGTTTACGGGTTAATTCTCAGGGTGGTTATACGTCAAATTATTATATTAATGGTTCTCCTTGTACTTTGACGGAGTTGCATCAGGAGTTGGAGGATCTCAGAGTTTATCCTGAAGGGTATAATGTGGTGTTGCAGGGAGATGTAACTAGCATTATCTCGATGAATGCGCGGGAACGTCGAGAAATTATTGATGAGTTGGCTGGTGTTGCTGCGTTTGATCGTAAGATTCATCAAGCTAAAGGAACGTTGGATGAGGTAAAGGAGAAAGAAGATAGTTGTCGCATTATTGAGGGTGAGTTAACTCTTCAACGCGATCGCCTTTATCAAGATAAGCTAAAAGCGGATAAATATCGTCAACTGAAAAAGGAGTTTCAAGAAAAGCAATCTTGGGAAGCTGTGTTATCATGGCGTTCTCTCCAAGCAAAGCAGGAAAATTTAGTAGCAGATATTCAAAGTGGTGATGTTTCTTTTACTCAACTTTCTGATAATTTAACCGCTGTTAATAAGAATATTGATGAACAAAGTACGGCTCTTGATGCTCTTAATGCTCGTGTAAAATCATTGGGTGAAGATGAGCTTTTGGCGGTTCAGTCTACTTTTGCAACCCAAGAAGCGGAACGAAAGCAACTTCAACGTCAACAAGGTGAGATAGAATCTCATTTACAAGAAACTACTAAACGGTTAAATCAAACTCAGCAAGAGATACAACAATATCAAGTTTCTCTACAACAAGCTGCACAACAACAAAATATAGAAAGGTTGCAATTAACGTCTTTACAAAGTGACCGTAACCAAACACGAGAAAATTTAGAAACTTCTCGTCAAGCTGCTGCGGAAATTGCTACTGCTTCGGAAGCTTGGGTACAACAACAAACGGCTTTAAATCGCCAAATTGAAACTTTACTGCAAACTCTTGAACCTCAAAGAACTGAACAAGCACAACTGAGAGAAAGAAATTCTCAGCTACAGCTACTTATTGAGGAAGAATGTCAGATAATCGCTAGTTTAGAACCGCAATTGGCAGAAAAACAAGCTGAATGCGAAAATTTAGAAGCTGAGTTTAACGCTTCTAATACACCTATTCAAAATTTAGCAGAGAATTTAGCAGCGACGGAACAGGAATTACAACTGCAACAAGATACTCAAAAACGCTTGTTACAAGAACAGCGAGAAAAACAACGTCAGTTAGATAAACTGGAAGCGCAAACCCAAGCACAGCAAGAAGTTCAAGGTACTCAAGCAAGTAAGGTAATTATTCAATCTGGTTTACCTGGTTTGTGTGGGTTGGTGGTAGATTTGGGTAAGGTTGAATCTCGCTATCACTTAGCTTTAGAAACTGCTGCGGGTGCAAGATTGGGACATATTGTGGTAGAAGATGATCGGGTTGCTGCTGCGGGGATTGAGTTGTTAAAACAAAAACGTGCGGGGAGAGCGACTTTTTTACCGTTGAACAAAATTAAAGCGCCGAAATTTACCCCAGATTTAACTTTGCGTTATGTTGACGGTTTTGTAGAATATGCGATGAATCTGGTAGAGTGCGATCGCCGTTATCAAGAAGTTTTTAAGTATGTTTTCGGTAATACGGTGGTTTTTGCAACTCTCGAACAAGCGCGAAAACAAATCGGACTTTATCGCATTGTCACCCTGGATGGGGAATTATTAGAGACTAGCGGTGCGATGTCTGGGGGAAGTAATACTCAGCGTTCGGCGTTAAAATTTGCTACAGGGGAAGTTAAGGAATCTGAAGAAGTTATTAATTTAAGGACGCGGTTAGGAGATATTGAGAGAGTTTTAGAACGTTGTGCAGAAGCTATTACTAATTTATCTAGTCGTAGTAAACAGCTTTCTTTGGAATTAACGGAAGCAAGACAAAGCAAAAGAGAACAACAGTTATATTTAGAGCAGTTAAAAAAAGATATTAAAAGTTTAACCGCGCAGTTAGAAAATACTCGCGCTCAGTTATCCCAAAATAACGGAAAATTCAACAATGCTCAAACTCGGTTAGAAGTTTTGGATCGGGAATTACCAGGACAGGAAAATCAACTGCAACATTTACGACACACTTTAGCTGAGTTGGAATCTTCTCAAACTCCTAGTGAATGGCAGGAAATCCAAGCTACCATTAAAATTCAGGAGCAGCAATTACAACAAAAAGAAACTGCTGTTAGGGAAGTAGAACAAAGATTGCAAAATCTTGAAAATCAACAACAACGTTTACAAGAAAAAATTACCGAATCAGAGACGCGAGTTATTGAATATCAACAAGAACAAGCAACAGTTAGCATTCAACAGTCAACCGTTAACAGTCAGCTTTTAGAACTCAACACCCAAATTACCGCAACTCAAGCTAGTTTACGGGAACTTGAGCAAAATTTAGGTGAAGAGAAAAAGAAACGAGATGCAACAGAACAGGAAGTGCGATCGCTATTATTGCGTCAACAACAATTAAAATGGGAACTTGAGAAACTGCAAGAAACCCAAGAAAAACGCAGAGAAGACTTAACCGCATTAAAAATAAATCTGCAAACTTTAGCAGCAGACTTACCCAGTCCTTTACCGGAAGTACCGGATAAAGTTGATTTAGAAGAATTGCAAAAAGAACTACGCAGTTTAGGCAAACGCTTACAGGCAATGGAACCTGTAAATATGTTAGCTTTGACTGATTATGAAATAGTAGAAAGTCGTTTACAAGAACTTACCCAAAAATTACAAACCTTAGAAGGGGAAAGAACCGAATTATTATTAAGAATTGAAAACTTTACCACCTTACGTCAAACCGCATTTAAAGAAGCTTTCGACGCAGTTAATGAGAACTTTCAATCAATTTTTGCCACCTTATCAGACGGTGACGGTTATTTACAACTGGATAACCCAGAAGACCCCTTTAACAGCGGTTTAAACCTAGTCGCACACCCCAAAGGAAAACCCGTACAGCGTCTAGCTTCCATGTCTGGGGGAGAAAAATCTTTAACTGCATTAAGTTTTATTTTCTCACTGCAAAGATATCGCCCATCACCGTTTTATGCTTTTGATGAAGTTGATATGTTTTTAGATGGCGCAAATGTGGAAAGATTAGCGAGAATGATTAAACAGCAAGCTGAACAAGCACAGTTTATTGTTGTGAGTTTGCGTCGTCCGATGATAGAATCAGCACAGAGAACAATTGGTGTAACTCAAGCTAGAGGTGCATATACTCAAGTTTTGGGGATTAAATTGAAATCATCTGACCATTGAATTAGTTTAGAATAACTAAGAGAGCGATCGCAAAAGATCAATAATTATTTATTCACTAGAGTAAAGTTACCCAAAATATTAGCAAAAATATAGTTTTATTTAAAATTAGGAGAAGTAAATGGAAGGTAAAAGATTTATTCATAAAATCAAATTACAAAACTTTCTCTCCTATGGAAGTGAAGGGGAAGAAACTGAATTACAACCTCTAAATGTGTTAATTGGACGTAACAGTGCAGGGAAATCTAATTTAATAGAAGCTATTAGTATTTTAAAAGCAACACCCACAGATTTACCAGCACCATTTCGTCAAGGTGGAGGTATTAATGAATTTTTATGGAAAGGTGAGGGAAGTAATTCTATAGCTAATATAGACGTTATATTAAATTATTCAGAAAGACACAGAAACAATCTACATTACAAATTAAGCATAACAGAAGTAGGACAAAGATTAGAATTAGTAGATGAATTTCTGGAAAATGAACAAGCTTATGAAGGACAGGAAGATGTCTATTTTTATTATCGTTATCAAAATGGTCGTCCGGTTTTAAATATTAATAAAATTACAGATGATAGTGAAAGATTTAAAAGAACTCTTCGCAGAGAAGATTTAATTTTAGATCAGTCAGTTTTATCTCAAAGAAAAGATCCTGACTTATATCCTGAACTTTCTTATGTAAGTACAGAATTTCATAAAATAGGTTTATATCGTCATTGGCAAATGGGACGAAATTCAGAACCAAGAAATGCCCAAAAAACGGATTTACCTGAACATCCTTTATTGGAAGATGGCAGTAATTTAGGTTTATGTTTAAACAACTTAAAATATAAATTGGGTCTTAGAAAAACTATTGAATATCTAGAAAAGTTCTATGAAGAAGCCGAGGACGTAGATGTAAGAATATATGGTGGTACAGTACAAATATTTATTCGGGAAAAAGGGTTAATTCAACCAATTCCTGCAACTCGTTTATCTGATGGAACACTGCGTTATTTGTTTTTAATGGCTTTACTTTTAGATCCTACTCCACCACCACTAATTTGTATTGAAGAACCAGAAATAGGTTTACATCCAGATATTTTACCAACTATTGCAGAATTGTTAATTGAAGCATCACAAAGAACCCAATTAGTTGTAACTACTCATTCTGATGCTTTGGTTTCTGCGTTGAGTGAATATCCTGAATCTGTGGTAGTTTGTGAAAGAGATAATACAGGAACTCATTTGAGGAGATTAGAACCTGGTAAACTGAAAGATTGGTTAGAAAATTATACTTTAGGTGATTTATGGCGGATGGGTGAAATAGGGGGAAATAGATGGTAAAAGAAATTAGAATTTATATAGAAGGTGGTGGAGATAGTACAAGAACTTTATCTGCACTTAGAGCAGGATTCAGTAAGTTTTTTAAAAAATTGCTAGATACAGTAATAAGTGAAAACTTTACACTGAATATAACTATGTGTGGGAAGAGAAATGATGCTTTTCGTGACTTTAAAATTGCTTTAAAATCTCATTCTGATGCTTTTAATATTTTGCTGGTTGATGCAGAAGCACCTGTCACAAAAGATTCTCCTTGGGAACATTTAAAATTAAGGGATAACTGGGATAAACCAGCAGGAGTTGATGATGATAACTGCCATTTGATGGTACAAACAATGGAAGCGTGGTTTATTGCGGATATTGCAACTCTGAAAGAATTTTATGGACAAGGTTTTAAAGAAAATGGTATTCCCAAAACTAATAATGTGGAAACTATTCCAAAAGATAATTTAGAACGTATTCTCAAAACTTCCAGTGGTAAAACTACCAAGGGTGAATATCACAAAATCAAGCACGCCTCTAAACTATTAGAATTGTTAGATGTCACTAAGGTTCGTCAATCTTCCCCTTATTGCGATCGCCTATTTAATACTCTAAAATCAAGAATCCGATATTTACCAGATGAATAATAGCCTAGTGCTTTTCCTAGTGGCGTAAGCCATACCCTAGCAATTCTTACGGAAATACTACAAATTAACTCCTTTTTCTGCTAGTAACTGTCTTAATTTAGCTAATTCTGCTTCTGCTAAATCTGCACGCTGCTTTTCCTGTTCTGCACGCTGCTTTTCTTGTTCTACAGGTGTAGGCAACCAATTATTATCTCGATCATACCAACGTAGCCACGATCTGGTTAATCCCTGATATTCTCCATGCCATAACCCTAAACCCAGTTCTGCTTCTTCTAACCATACTCCTAGTCCATTTATTGACAAAGGTTGATAACGACTCATTACCAACCCAAAACAATTAAACTCATCTGTATAACGGTTATAAACAAAATAATAGGGGATTCTCAGGATTTGTTCATAAACTGACCATTTATTAGGAGGTTGATTAACTTCCCGTAAATTTCTGCCTAAATCCTCTGCTTCTGTACCAGGTGATATCAATTCTATAGCCACGAAAGGATTTATTCCTTCCTGCCAAGTGACGTAGCTTAATCGGAGTTCTGTTTGTTGATAAAATCGAGACACCCCCAATACTGCAAACCAATCTGGGCGTTTATACCATTGGGGATGGAGGGGATCATAATATAAGTTTAAATCACTACCTGTAAATATATTATCTTCAGTGTATGTAGGAGGACGAAACGTAAGGCGTAATAATTCTGGTTGTAATAGGTGAAATTCATCTGGCAACCCTGGTTCCTCCTGGTTTTCACTAGGTAAATCATACATGGTTGGCAATGCTTCTTGAGGAGATAATGGTGGATTTATTTGATACATGATTAATTAGCTCCCTGCGTTAGCGTCGCTGATTGAGGATATCGCTCTCTCAAAATCATCTTCAGTATTATATAAGAAATCAGTTAGAAATTACAACATCACATTCAGTACAGCAATGAATAATCTGGGATGTGCTAATACTTGGCAAACAGAGGCAGAAACTGTCACCACCATTATGAACGGGAATGATCACCGAAATTGATAGCTCTGTTAGCAAATTCATTTTTATTTGCCTATGCTGTATTCAGCTTTCAGTTTGATTTTTTCCCTACAACGCTATCGTCCATCCCCATTTTATGCCTTTGACGAAGTAGATATGTTCAGGACTTACGCAAACAGAACCAAAGTAGCGGTAATTCATGAATTACCACTACGCCAGAATAAGGTTTTTAGTCAAATCTTGCGTAAGTCCTAATGTTTTTAGATGGGGCAAATGTGGAACGATTAGCTAGAATGATTAAACAACAGGCACAACAAGCACAGTTTATTGTTGTGAGTTTGCCTCGTCCGATGATAGAATCAACCCAGCGTACAATTGGGGTGACTCAAGCCAGAGGTGCTTATACTCAAGTTTTGGGTATTAAGTTAGGTGACAGGTGACAGGTAAGAACTTTACCAATTACCCATTACCCATTAGCAATTCCTGATTACCGATTACCAATCACCTTGATTTTCTGTTAAAAATAGTTTATAGATAAACCGGATTCGAGATTGCCTACGGCACGCTAAGCGAACAGGACTCCGTATATAATGACCTCCGAACAAGTAATTAGACGTTCCGATATATTAAACACCCAGGTAATCACCCGCGATAATGGCAAAAGGCTAGGTATCGTCAGTCAAATCTGGGTTGACATTGATCAAAGAGAGGTTGTGGCGCTTGGTTTGCGAGACAGCCTAATCTCTATCTCTGGTCTGCCTCGCCAAATGTATCTTAACAGTATCAACCAAATCGGGGATGTCATCCTGGTTGATAACGAAGATGTCATAGAAGATATTGAAGTCGAATCCCTCAGCAACTTGATGAACTGGGAAGTCATCACCGAAACAGGGGAAGTATTAGGCAGGGTCAGAGGCTTTAAGTTCAATGGCGAAACTGGTAAAATTTACTCTATAGTCATCGCCTCCTTGGGAGTACCCCAAATACCCGACCAATTTTTGAGTACCTACGAAATCTCAATAGAAGAAGTCGTCAGCACTGGTCCGAGTAGATTAATTGTTTTTGAAGGTGCCGAAGAACGAGTCAACCAGTTAACAGTCGGCGTTTTAGAACGG contains the following coding sequences:
- the hetI gene encoding 4'-phosphopantetheinyl transferase HetI, yielding MNKFNHIWLPAPQNLILSSRDVHIWKIDLKQPELQLESFQKTLSSDEFARAERFYFPEHRQRFIIGRGSLRTILGRYLGVEPSQVEFDYQQRGKPLLAAKFANSGLFFNLSHSQDLGLCGISYQRLIGVDLEYIRPMSDLENLAKRFFLTSEYEVIKLLSPQQQEQAFFRYWTCKEAYLKATGDGLVQLEQIEVDLTPTKSAQLLVSGNWELRELIPADNFAAAVVVANNGSNFQFWQS
- a CDS encoding YheT family hydrolase, whose amino-acid sequence is MVCNSTYNPPYFLRNGAAMTAYTALWAGRDWESTTPHPEPVYQQIVFTGGQDVPIFGWVAIPKNAHSTIIGTYGITGELEQQWFLRLLGRKAYAQGYAVVLFDWRAHGKTAELSPTLTSDGLYEGEDFVRIAAEAVAMGCPPKCWFTGYSLGGQLALWGIKAATDLEIKNIDIAGGAVICPSLDSLRSLTYLVTHPFGKYVESRIAGELKKLAWKLHHTHHGYFDPAAIARANSIWGFDQELVIGRLGFSSVEEYYQASSGLHLLPQLQKPTLILYAADDPLFHPDIVTDLKAASAKNPDIDLLLTSYGGHVGYVSSKKCQRQAQDVDQWWAWNRILQWIGERSDQQLEIAAKQTKPTSVG
- a CDS encoding response regulator transcription factor; the protein is MPRILVIDDDPAISELVAVNLEMAGYDVSQAEDGIKGQALALQLQPDLIMLDLMLPKVDGFTICQRLRRDERTAEIPVLMLTALSQTQYKVEGFNAGADDYLTKPFEVEEMLARVRALLRRTDRIPQAAKHSEILNYGSLTLVPERFEAIWFGETVKLTHLEFELLHCLLQRHGQTVSPSEILREVWGYDPDDDIETIRVHIRHLRTKLEPDPRHPRYIKTVYGAGYCLELPSLPPASEGTTATLVE
- a CDS encoding prevent-host-death protein gives rise to the protein MTIALWQEIMAERETAYLLSSPAMKARLLTARKRQDGISLEAACEKLGI
- a CDS encoding Txe/YoeB family addiction module toxin yields the protein MREVQRNPFEGSGQPEALKHDLSGCWSRRIDQEHRLVYEVLDDKIRILACRFHY
- a CDS encoding PPC domain-containing protein; amino-acid sequence: MNKAFATVLIKIIIFPVTMLTMGISINTGFAQNPNNLYKPIPLNSSAEIADTLTAKDIPTGQGGFARDYTVKLNKGDNLAIDLSSENFDTMITLLGPDGSTVAENDDGPDGTSNSLLFTRINETGNYIVRVRSFGETGVGNFKLKVTKLQPVK
- a CDS encoding ComF family protein: MFKNLLNLFLQSNCPICQRSTPERICQYCAKQLQSCNFKNPNYLWKQELSVFVWGSYRGTLKRAIATMKYENHPEIGQLLGQYLGEAWLLNYPKVNKPPVIVPIPLHTKKRQERGYNQAELIAQGFCEITGLKLKSKGLARIKDTKAQFSVSGSEREQNLTDAFAIGTDFSSRHPDAPVLLVDDIYTTGATAKSAVYTLRQSSISVLGLAAVATTGKDRSVQS
- a CDS encoding GNAT family N-acetyltransferase, with protein sequence MKEYYQNFIIRNWDQKDRISAAAIISSVLSEYGLGWEAEGADRDVLQVEEFYLVKGGEFWVIEHENQIVGTGAYYPIQRGEKAVEIRKMYLSPNIRGLGLGKYLLQQLELAIAKRGFKQIWIETASVLKEAVQLYENNGYIPATDVETKRCDRVYVKYLRE